The window GAAGAATTATAAAGATCTGATCTAGGATTTTACAGTACAAAGAATTCCTTCAATAGCTACAGAGCCTTCATGCAGTGAAGGCTACCCAAATTTTaacttccacactgtgggcattggttgctctggagtggagctccatttttgctaccccactgtgttcccccccccccaatccgggcagtagcccagccctgcTTCTATGCAATGGAATTTTTAAATTTAGGAATTTAAAATTCCTAAATTTATGAGATAAATTACAATATTTATGAGATAATTACAATATTTTTCAATGCTTTTTAAGGTTAATTGatgttatttaaaaagcaaactgtACACAACAGAAGCAATCTTCTCAACTGAAACAGAGAATAAGATACTTTCTTAGATTGTGTCATTTTTGTTTACTTTAGATCAAAGGTCTATCAGTGGCTGTAATAAGTAGCTTTTAGGTTTGTTTGGTTCATGGGAAAAAATTGGTTAATTTTATAATAGAGccttaaggatttttaaaaagtagaactcTGAACATTTATCCACAATAATGTTTAGGGCGATCCATTATAAGTTTCCAGCCTGGGTACTTGTTTCAAATTGcttgtttatatactgtacattcctTCTCTCTGGTTACATGTGAAGAAAGACAGACCGGTTTGTTCTTACTGTGTTTACTTTCTATGTAGAAAGATTTTTTGATGAAGAAAAAGAACCTTAAGTGATTTCTGGCACTGTATTGTATGTTCAACTCTATGAGTCAAATTATATTTCCATGCTATTGTGGAACGTCTCAAATAAAGATGGATTAATTTATTTTGACTCAGTTTAGGATATTCACGTCAGTATATTGAGAAAAACTCATGCTTGCTGACTTATTTTTCTACCTTATCATTCATTTTGCATCAAGAGGCATAGTCATATTTCGTTGGAAGCCATTCAAAGGATAAGTTACAACTGAGCATTGTAAATTGATGTAAATGCAATATTTTAAGGATATAGAAAATAAACAATAtctccattttttttatttgaagcTCAGTAGAAAACACCCAGACTGTTCTGTACGAATGTTTTTGGTCCCTTGTATGGTACTGAAACAGATACTTTTAAATGGTTTGAATCAGTGGTGGGTGGTACGGACTGATTCACACGAACCATTGGCAGAAATTTGTCCATGGTCACAAAACCGGTAGTGAAGGCCAGCTCGCCACACCCCCAAATCAGTTCCCCGGTTGCCACTGTTTGAAAGTGGCTGTCAAATAacactctgcacatgtgcaaaggcttctttGCATGTGCAGAGGGCCAGTACCCAGACGTGATGCGTCCATGTGCACTTCCAAACCAGAAGAAAAGATAACAGAAATCCACCCCTGGTTTGAATGTGAAGAATAAAGGGgactcaaaaaaaggggggaactGAGAATAAGGCCACTCCTCCTTATTTGGCAGGGGGGGGAGCGTGCATTTTATCTTAAATCTAAGGTTATGATCGTAGCTTCTGTAATTCATCCTGCTGACAATCCACCTATATTAGTAATTTTCAAATTTGTCAAgatgctggcaggggaattctgggaactgaggtCTGTACACCTTAAAGTTatcaagtttgaaaaaaatgatCTATACTAaggaaataattttataaatgttttttaaaaaattaaacgtTGCAAAGTCTGTCTGCACAAACTATCAGAGAGAAGAACCTAGGCAAAAAGCAATCCCATTATCCACTTTTGTCACTGCTGCTTCCATGAGTGCACATGCCCGACTCATTTCAAAACACAAGCAAAACCTAAGGGGGGTGGGGCGGGCAAGCCAGCATTCTGGGACAGGTAAGTCAGGAGGCCAGTCGCAGTTGTCTCCTCACCTTAGTGGCCATGGTGGGCTTTGGCAGCATGTCTCCCCACCTTGGGAAGGAGCTTTTAGTCACCCTCCTACttgggggaggaggaaggtggTGGCAGCAGCATGGTTCTGTCTCCATTTTCAGGATGGGTTctgcctccccttccctttctactGGACTTCCAAGCCACGAGAAGGCAAAGAAGTCCTGAACTGGTGGTGAAGCAGTGCCTGTGCTTCCTCTCGTCTCCTGCTTATTCCTGGTTACTTCACCATAGCCAGGGGTGGGGGTTCCATGAAGGTGTCCTGAAACCCAAGCAGGAAATGGGAGAAAAGGAGCCTGAGCTGAGCCTCCCAGCCATTTCCAACCATCGCCGGCCACTGCAGCCGCAAAGAGGCTTTCAGCTGCTGCTTCGTTCCTGGAGTGGCAAGGAGAGGATGAAATCTGAAAGTCAGGTAGCCCTGGCCAGGTCCTAGCCTTCCTGTCctactcctcctctctctctctctttttccctcggCACACAGGAGAAGCAGAGGAAGCCAGGGAGCCCTGCCCGGCTACCGCCTGATTAGTTGATTGGCTGGCAAGCAAGCAAGGTCAGGCATGATACATCTTTACCAGGTGCTCACTGGAGCCTTTCAGATCTCACTCTCCTCTCCCCATACTCCAGGAAGGAAGCAGCAGTGACAAGTCTCTTTGTGGCCACAGTGACAGGTGATGGGCCAAACTGCAGATGGCGCAGTGCCCCTGCCTGACCCCTGCCATTCAAATGCTGCCTCTTGTGCCTGAGCCGGCTCCCAGTGTTCTTCATGCACAGCCTTACTACCCCAGAAAAGCAGTGGCAGCTGCAGGGGGGAGGGCAAGAACTACCGGCCAGCTCAGGCACACATCTCAGTCCTCCCGGGCTTCCCTCACatgcttcttcttctcttcctctgctTTCACCATTGCTACTGCTTCTACAAGTGCATACGTGACAGGCTAGCTTGCtcacctgcctgcctgcagcaCAGTTGCTGCAAGCAGAACGAGATCCGAAAGGCAGGCAGGCCTGGCCGTagctctcccttcctcttctatcTGATCCAGATGCTCACCCGAGCCTTTTGGATCTCATCTTGCGGCAACTTCAGTGTAAGCAGGAAGGTGATCTAGTTGGCCAGCGGCCAGACGCATGTGCATGAgtggaagcagcagcagcagtgaaaGCAGATAAGAAGATGATAGGCAGATGAGGGAAGCCTGGGAGGAGAAGATGATGAGCACATGAGAGAAGCCTGGGAGGAGGGCAAGGTGCACCTGAGCTGGTCGGTAGCTCTTGCCCTTACCCTTGCAGCTGCCATTGCTTTTCTGGGGTGGCAGGGCTGTGCACAAGGTATGTTGGGAGCCAACCTAGGCACATGGAGCAGCATTTGGTAGCTGGGAGGCGACCTGCCCCGCCCACTGCTCCTTTCTATTCTCTGCTCGGCTGGCAGCTAGCAGCAAGCATGGCGGCTCAAGCAGAGGCACAGTGTCGCCTACCGTTGACTTTGCACCTCTACCATTTTTATCAAGCTTGCCCTCCCAAAAATGCTGGACCCCCAACAAACACCCATTGTTTCAGCCAAAATGGATTTTACCTGTCACTCCCTTGCAGACTGACTCCAGGTCTGTTGGCATCCCAGCTCCTTAGCTTTGGTGCACCTTCATACCTGCTCTGCCAGGCCCTTTTAGTTCTGGCACCAGGGAATGGCTGACATCCTCTTGCTTTGGGGCAGCCTGGCTCTAGTACTCCACCATtcagcacacatgcacagcttttggaggaggctttcctgaagcctggggaggcagAAAACAGTCTCTCCTCTctgaaaggctgaaaatcagctggccagctggcacatgcatgctggagctgacagggTAATATTCACCTTGTTCCCCCCTAGGGAAATCTGGAATAATTTTCTTCCTGTTGCAGGAATACTGGGTTGTGCCTCTTTTTTCAGAAACTATTGATGAATGCTCTTTTCTgagtgtatattttctttcagtATGAAAGTGATTGCTCAGTTCTAGAAGGCATTACTGACAAAAGTGGGCACAAGATACAGTGCTGATCCTTTGGGTGATTTTAAGTAGATCAGCAAGGCTTTTTGTCTCCCAGTTATTAAACAACATCAAAACCAAATAATGTTTCTCCGTTGTTTAAATCTGGCTGCTgaaatgaatattattattagttttttgAAATACTGAAAAGAATTTCTGGATGGTTGAATCATTTCTAATACGCAGTATAAGGTCATCTAATCTgagttttaacattttaaaagtcAATGTTTTGCACATAAGGATTTACACCTGGTACTATTTATATTTCTGATGGAAAACTTACAGCAGTTGTTTTTTTTATGGATGTCTCTTTCCATGCATGGCATGTGCAAATTCTTGAATCCTGGATGCTGTGCTAAAGCATATATGGTATGTTTTATACATAAATAGTCATTCCTATTTTACTGCAGAgtgtttataaagatgtttgttttGTGATTATATTGTATATAAAGATGAATGTTTTGTTCTCTCTTTATACAAAGGGTGCAAAAGAGATAACCTCACAGAAAGAGTTTGGCTTTGtatgccgctctgagtctccggagacaggtggcatacaaatctaataaattattattattaattattattattattaaaggaaaGTCAAATGAAAGGATGATTTTCAGAGAAATTTTGGTCCTCTGAAACAAAAtatcaaaatcacccagctggcttcatggCCAAGGTGAAATCAGAATTACAATGTCCCAGCTTCTAGCCTAATGCCTTTACCATCACACCAATGTGCTGCTCTTCCCTTTATACCATGGCTAAATTAAAAGCCAGTAAAATGAGCCAGTATTCCATGTGGGACTTTAGCTGATATCCTTGATAGTATCTTATAACTTATATCCTGGCTAAACTTAATGAGCCAGAGCATTGTTCATTCttcatatttttataaaattctgtggaAGCAAAAAGAGCACCCATAttcttaaaaacatttattttagtaGAGAAACTAATTTGATAGAGCCTGCCTCCAACTGGTACAATAATAACCTAGCAATCTCTTGACTGACATTTCAGTTCTGCTCTTAATGTTGACATCCATCCTTGCAGAGGACAGTGGAGTGGTCAGAACAGCAGCTCAGAAAAGTTGCCAGCCTGGAAGAATTCCTTCGGATTATCCACCCAGAGGACTGGAAGCTGTGGAAATGCCAATTAAAACTCAAGAGCATGTCTATTTTGGATTCCAAACCAGTGTCACATCGCACAACGAGATTTGCAGCTGCTTTCTATGATATTGAGAGACTCAAAAGTAAGTGCAAACTCTCCAGAATTAATATCTTGGATCTTCTGAAGACTCTCTCAGAttgtttatcatctttatcagagatgtgtgtgtgtgtttttatccaTTTATTGCATATCCAGCCTGCGGGGTGCTTAAATCACCCTGGaagcagcaaaggactggcctttGGTGCCTCTTCCAGCAAAAATGGACCtcaggagctccattttcagctgtgacaatGTGAAAATGGAATTCTATTTGCATCATTGAAGTGGCAGGGAGGTACATAGGAAGCCCCTTTCTTTGAATTAGTAATGCAGCTTTTCCCCAAGGTGATATGCCTACTttataaatatcatatttttcagagtataagatgtactagagtaaaagacacaccttagttttgggggaggaaaatagaggaaaaatctgcctaccaggtattcctctGTCTAGCATCCTTAATttggttagcttcagcacattattttatccactgtttagagctggggaaaaaacgtttttggagggagtagcaatgaaaataagtctggaaagatttagggctgggggaaaaactttctttggagggagtagtaatgaaaacaatcctgcaagctggtaatatcattagcatctcattagggctgggggaaaagcattgcaaaagctacattcagagtataagatgcatctgtcttatactctaaaaaatatggtaggtgTTTCTGATTACCCAATCTGCCTGATTATTTTTTGGGGATATTTTCTTTGGCAATTTGCATGAAACTGGCAAAGAATGCAACTGAAAAGAAGAACAgtacttcagagaggggcggcatacaaatctaagtaataaataaacaaacaaacaaacaaacaaacaaataaataaataaataaataaataaatattgcaaagaCCTGTTTTGAAGAATTTGAATACAGTGCTAATTAATTCAGTTATTCCTGCCTTTAAAACTGGTTGTATTTTCCAGTTATAGATGAAGAATGGCAAAGGACTCAGTGTGTGCCAAGGGAGATTTGTGTTGGAGTTGCCAAAGAGCTGGGCACAGCTACCAATAAGTTCTTCAAGCCTCCTTGTGTGAATGTATACCGATGCGGAGGGTGTTGCAATGAAGAAAGCTTAACCTGCGTGAACACTAGTACATCTTATGTGACCAAAATGGTATTTTGATCTTCTCTGCTTTTCTATTTATCTACATATTCTATCTTGCTATGTAGTCAATTGAAATCAAAAGACTTGATGGCccgtaatcaatcaatcaatcaatcaatcaatcaatcaatcaatcaatcacttttCTTCACTACAGTTGCATTGCTTTAACATGAATAAATCAATCTCTACTTATGGAGAAATACATTGCTCCTCTtggcttcttcttttccttcttcctcccagaAATCTGATTGTGGATCAATATTTTATGGTGCCAGTGATCTGGAGCAAGATctctggaaagaaaagaaataggctTCCCTCTCTTCCAATGTGCTCAGGCTACATGTATATGTGTGTTGGTTTTAGTGAAGGTGTAGATGTGCATGATGTGAGTGCTGtggtggcctagtggtgaagCTAGCCTCCCATTCAGAAGTTTGatagttcaatcctaggcagcgACAGATGTTTCTCTATCAAGGCCCAAAAATAAATTGCTGCTGCAAACTCCACATaagtgtcaggaagggcatctggcctgTAAACACTCAGCTACATTCAATTGCCCCAACTTCACCCTGAATAAAAGGATTAATgggtcataaaaagaaaaaaaaatagttgtgCCATGATTTTAGCAACCAATGTAGTTAGTGGAACCCAAAATGTAGCccatccatatttatttatttatttatttatttatttatttttttattttatttatttatgtattagatttgtatgccgcccctctccagagactcggagcggctcacaacaacatctTTATTATAAAAAGATACATAAAAAGCTATAGTTAAAAGAGGAAGAGCACCAGTTATCAAAATCAAAAGGCATCCTGCTTGCTACCCATAGGGACCAATTAATCCACTCCAAAAAAAGGAAACATTCTTGTTTTCCTACTTTCGTTAATAGTAGGGGACAATGTAGTTCCCATCATTAGTAATCCATTAGGAGTTCATGTCTGTTTATAAATTATAATTCACAgctattttcattcattttaaaatttgCAAGCTAATTATTTTCTGTATGGCATACCACCAGAAGACCTTTAGTCACCCTTGTTGTCACTACTATTTCACAGTTTAAATTAATGGatttaattggataaataatgacAGAGTTACTTAGCAATTAATGCTATATTCAGGGTTCACATAACTCTGGTCCACATTCATTATTTCTTGTTAGAATAAGCAAACTTGTAAAATGGCAGGAAAAGAAAATGTCTTCAAACAATTAAAGACAAAGCAAAAATTACTTTCTCTTATCATAACTTTAATTTACATTTTCACTGTATTCTCTTCCATTTCGGTTAGATGTGTTGGTTTCTGTGGTCATGTCTTGTTTGAACCAGATTGCCTTCTGGATGAGGCATAAAAAAGTAACACTTAATCCTGATAATCCTGAGAGATTGACAATAGTTTTATCTGAATAGACAtgattttgttttctttgaaTGAGGGTTTACATTCTCTCATGAATGAGCAGATTTACAGTTTCAGAATACTTGTCAATCTGGACACTCATGGGGACATGTTGGAGAGAAGCAAGTCTTTTCTGGATCTATAGTTTTCTCCTCTTGGCAGTGCTAGTCTCCTGTGATTCACACAATGATTATTCTCCAACTAGATTATTGTAATGagtttactacatcagtcacagtgaatcagcagaaagaacagagagaacagaaagagaatcatgctttctgtctctctcttatggcaatttgcaacactatctCTTAAAGttgtagtacttcaatacatacaagcattcattgttagcttgtttatatacagtgatccctcgagtttcgcgatctcgatcttcgcgaaacgctatatcgcgattttaaaaaaaatattaattttttaaaaaaccacttccgcgtttggcttcgggagtcagctgggaagcggcgcggctgttttaaaaggtcgcagccggcctggggggcttcccagcacccccccgaacccccaacccgggttcggaggggtgctgggaagccccccaggccggctgcaaccctttaaaacagccgcgccgcttcccagctgagtcctgaagccaaacgccaaaggcgaacttccgcgtttggcttcaggagtcagctgggaagcggcgtggctgttttaaaaggttgcagccggcctggggggcttcccagcacccccccaaacccccaacccgggttcgggggggtgctgggaagccccccaggccggctgcgaccctttaaaacagccgcgccgcttcccagctgagtcctgaagccaaacgccaaaggcgaacttccgcgtttggcttcaggagtcagctgggaagcggcgcggctgttttaaaaggttgcagccagcctggggggcttcccagcacccccccaaacccccaacccgggttcggggaggtgctgggaagcctcccaggccggctgcgaccttttaaaacagccgcgccgcttcccagctgagtcctgaagccaaacgcggaagttcgcctttggcgtttggcttcagcactcagctgggaagcggcgcggctgttttaaaaggtcgcagccggcctggggggcttcccagcaccccccaaacccccaacccgggttcgggggggggtgctgggaagcctaaTGAGTTTTTTTGGGGAGGGAGATGTTTTTAAAATGGGGACATTCCAGGAAACTGCTGGAAATTGTTTGCTTAAATGAAGTTTGAAGGACATTTTAACACTGTAATTTCAAAAGCTTTGTATGATCGTAAAATGCTTAATTTGGATTGTGTTTTCTTTTAGTTGCCCCTATTTAAATAAACTGTGTTATGGAGGCTGGACATGGGACAATGAGAAATCTGAATGTGTAATAGACAAAGATCATCCTGACAGAAGGAAAGATACATACTGTTTTCTAAGGTCTAAAGAATTTCATCATATAAAAAGCCCACCCCAAAATTATTAACCACAGTCCTTATGATTCTGACATATtataaacattttacatataaatACATATCAATCTATTACATCCATTAACTTTAGATCTCAACACAATAACCCAACTCAAAGAATATGCATTCAGAAGTAAGTGCTTTGCCATTTAGTGAAACTTTTCCGCTACTATATAGAAaactattatttaattatattcctTCCAACAAGACTCTTATCGCATccctatggagagaggcggcatacaaatctaataaataataataataataataataataataataattattattattattattattattattattattaatattattggcTGTTTGTAAACCAAATATTAGAggaaattttaataaaaatgtttaatGTGGTTGGAATAATTTCTTGCTTCTAAAACTGCGCAACTACAATTCTCGCTGCTGAGAGGATATGTATGATAATGTACTGGTCTGCTTTTGTAAATTTTTGTCTAAAAATTCCTAGAAGGAAGAGTTCTGATTTCAGCTTAATGGTCTGTGATGTGACCTAATCAagaagatttttaattttttgccaatatttttttgcGGAGTCGCAGatccaccatgcatggtaatagGTTCCGGGctgctttttacatttccaacagaggAGAGACATATTTGGGAACACTTTGGAAAGTCTGACAGGAGGTAAATGCcacatataaaatattttgtattagttttccTTATAGGAAGTCACCAATACCATCTTATAATTTGTAGACCAAATTTTCCCCACTCTATCAGATTAATTGGATAGCTAAAATTTTGGGCCCATGCGACCATCAATCCTTTTACCTGTTTTAACAAGAAATTATAAATTTtgttataaatattgttattgataTTGTTTTTCCCTCTGGGCTCAGGATAATCCTATCCAGTAagttatttttttgaaaatcaaATTTGTTTTTGTGCTCTTTATATTTAGATTTAATTTGTAGGTAAAGTAGCCAGTCAAGATTAATTCCCTTTTCAGTGAGTTTTTGCTTTGTGATTAAATTGTTGTTATCATATAAGAGTTACTCGTAGGTTAGGATTTTTTTGGAAGATAGGGCGTTTGAGTATATTATTATTTCAGTTGGGGATAGCCATTTTGGAATGGAATGATAGTGATTTTTCGTTATATCTTCCCAGGTGTCTATTAATGCTTTCCTTATGTAATGATGTTTCAGGTATTTTGGTATTTTATGGTTTTCAGTTATCAAGAAGgagtgccacccggattgaagatCAAACCCGTCAAGGGTTAATACtcttgggttttttaatgttatcCAGTCCTTTAATAAATTAAGAATTGAGGCCTGATAATATAACTCAAAGTTTGAGAGTCCAAAGCCTCCTCTTGCTTTGCCAACCATGTTTCTTGTTGAATAAGTGATTGtttacagtggtgggattcataaAAATATACTATCGGTTCTGTgtatatggcttggtgggcatagcgtggcttggtgggcatggcctggtgggcatagcaggagaaagatactgcaaaatctctattccctccacCCTCCAAGAGAAGAAAATCCGCATttcaaaagcttcaaaaaagctacattcagagtaagatgcacccaaattttcaacctctctggtggtggtggtggggaagtacatattatactccaaaaatatggtacatagaTGCCTTTTGAAATTTAAGTGATGAAAGCAGACCATTTATTTGTTACAACGAAAACAGTTTTTCACTTCATTTTAAATCCCTCTGATAAGCATAAATGTACTAGTGTTTAATTTTCCTTGTATATCTATTTCAACATATTAAGAGAGAAAAATATGTATCCGACCATTAAAATGAGAGTACAACTATAATTGATAGATGTTTAGTTCTTGGAGTAACTCTGACCACAGCCTAAACTTTGCCCTACAAATTATTTCTAGCACAGTTAGACAAATAATGCTGATGATTATCTTTAGAATGAATAAACTTGCATTAAACATTTAGAAAAACTTTAAGAGCTCTTTGGCAATGAAGTGGCATATTTCTATTTAAAACAATAATTTGAACAAATTATGTTTCTGTTGAAGCACTTCATTGTGACTGCAAATAATTATGAGCAACAACAGAACAAGACAACAGCATAGAAATGTCATTGGGTAAACTCACTGGTTAATTATCTCTTTGAACTTTGATATAAATTGAGAGATGTGATCCATAACAAACATTATCTGAATCTATACAGAATCCTGATTCATTTCTACTAGAGTGATAACATGGACTTTTCAAATCATGTATTCTATGGTTTTAGCCAGCTACAGTTCTAGTTATGTTCAAAATACTTCAAATTCCTAAAATTGTAGACCCGGTTTTTACAGATTCAGTCCAACAACTGTTGTAAATCTGTGGAGTACTGCCTTAGAACTGCACCCTATTTCGGTGACTTTTAGCAAAATGATGATCtgccaacattttttaaaaaaatgctttcagGGAACAAGaggtgagtacataaatctttctctcttttctgcaAAAATGTGTATTCTGTGCCAGGACTCCCTCCACTTGCTGAACTTGCTATGTGTGCACCAAATATGGACTTTGATGAAGAAAACTGTGAGTGCTTCTGTAAATGGAAATGTACAGGCAATTTATTTCAGAACAAGGAAAACTGCAGCTGTTACTTGTGCACTGAGACCCAGGAAAGCTGTTCTAACAAACACAAGACATTTAATGAAAAAACATGCAGGTAAGCAGTTTTTGCCTTTGAATATGAAGCTCAGTCTGAAGGGCAGGCACAGACTTCAATGGATAATtaggactgcagaaaaaatagTCGCAACTAGCCTGCCTTCTATTAAGACCTGTATATTACACGAGgcagaaagagggctgtgaaaatatctacagacccctcatatcctgAGTATAAACTGTTTAAATTCCTTCTCTCAGGGTATTGTATGACAAAGCAACCAGACCCAGGGACAGTTTTTTTTCACTTGTGCCATTACTCTGCTGATTatctaattcccacaacactgtcttaTACATAAGGATATTTACCCATGTAATATAGctactgctgttgttgttattagttgCAATGCCATGTCCGACCTactggacaacgttcctccaggccaaGAGTGGATtccaatttttactaccagttctgtgtgtaTGTCTTATTTTGTGTTGTAGCTTGGAGGTgaggtgggtgggtgtggctttagATAGGCATttcttggtggtcaggtgaccaggtgggtgtgggCAATTGTAAAATGTAGTGAAAATCAGTTAACAACactgttgcttagcaaccaaaattttgggcttaattgtgatcttaagttttccttccttccttccttccttccttccttccttccttccttccttccttccttccttccttccttcctctttctctcttctcttttctagtTACAGATGAGG of the Erythrolamprus reginae isolate rEryReg1 chromosome 4, rEryReg1.hap1, whole genome shotgun sequence genome contains:
- the VEGFD gene encoding vascular endothelial growth factor D — its product is MYNLWITVNTLMVIFLHLMHGFEHGSVKRTVEWSEQQLRKVASLEEFLRIIHPEDWKLWKCQLKLKSMSILDSKPVSHRTTRFAAAFYDIERLKIIDEEWQRTQCVPREICVGVAKELGTATNKFFKPPCVNVYRCGGCCNEESLTCVNTSTSYVTKMIIVMSLLHQSHCPYLNKLCYGGWTWDNEKSECVIDKDHPDRRKGLPPLAELAMCAPNMDFDEENCECFCKWKCTGNLFQNKENCSCYLCTETQESCSNKHKTFNEKTCSCEDRCSFHDKVCTTARPVCSRHCHCPKGG